The [Eubacterium] siraeum genome contains a region encoding:
- a CDS encoding ATP-binding cassette domain-containing protein: MITVSDVSLSFGGQMLFKDVNLLFTAGNCYGVIGANGAGKSTFLKILCGALEPTTGTVTVQEGLRMSVLKQDHYAYDEYTVQDTVIMGNPRLYEVMKQKDALYAKEDFTEEDGNLASELEGEFAELGGWEAESDASKLVQGLGLDESIMYAQMSSLAGNEKVKVLLAQALFGNPDIILMDEPTNHLDIDAVAWLEDFLAEYFGTVIVVSHDRHFLNNVCTHTVDIDYTKIKMYVGNYEFWYESSQLIQKMLKQQNKKNEEKIKELQSFIQRFSANKSKSKQATSRKKLIDKLTVEELPASSRRYPFISFDMEREIGKDILQVEGLTKTVDGVKVLDHVSFTVGRNDKIAFVGDNEIAVTTLFKILMGEEEPDEGFIKWGSTASVSYFPQDNSAFFNGCKLSILDWIRQYSKDETETYLRGFLGRMLFSGDDIFKNVDVLSGGEKVRCMFSRMMLFQSNVLILDRPTNHLDLESITAVNNGLSDFKGNVLFASHDYEIVQTVANRIIEIADKGCYDRQGTYEEYVDWRKANHGGSFTL, from the coding sequence ATGATTACAGTATCGGACGTTAGTCTTTCATTCGGCGGACAGATGTTGTTCAAGGACGTAAACCTGCTGTTCACAGCCGGCAACTGCTATGGTGTTATCGGCGCAAACGGCGCAGGAAAGTCCACATTCTTAAAGATACTCTGCGGTGCGCTCGAGCCTACAACGGGTACGGTCACGGTTCAGGAGGGTCTGCGTATGTCGGTGCTTAAGCAGGACCACTACGCATATGACGAATATACGGTTCAGGATACCGTTATAATGGGAAATCCCCGTCTTTATGAGGTGATGAAGCAGAAGGATGCTCTTTATGCAAAGGAGGACTTCACCGAGGAGGACGGAAACCTCGCAAGCGAGCTTGAGGGCGAATTTGCCGAGCTTGGCGGCTGGGAGGCTGAAAGTGACGCATCAAAGCTCGTACAGGGTCTTGGTCTTGACGAGAGTATTATGTACGCTCAGATGAGCAGTCTTGCAGGTAACGAAAAGGTCAAGGTACTGCTCGCACAGGCACTTTTCGGAAATCCTGATATAATCCTTATGGACGAGCCTACGAACCACCTTGATATTGACGCTGTGGCTTGGCTTGAGGACTTTCTTGCTGAGTATTTCGGTACGGTTATCGTTGTATCGCACGACCGTCACTTCTTAAACAACGTTTGTACCCACACGGTAGATATAGACTATACAAAGATCAAGATGTATGTCGGAAACTACGAGTTCTGGTATGAATCTTCACAGCTTATACAGAAGATGTTAAAGCAGCAGAACAAGAAGAACGAAGAAAAGATAAAGGAATTACAGAGCTTTATCCAGCGCTTCTCGGCGAATAAGTCCAAGTCAAAGCAGGCTACATCGAGAAAGAAGCTCATTGACAAGCTGACTGTAGAGGAACTGCCTGCGTCAAGCAGACGTTATCCGTTCATCAGCTTTGATATGGAACGTGAGATAGGCAAGGATATTTTACAGGTCGAAGGGCTTACAAAGACGGTTGACGGCGTTAAGGTGCTTGACCACGTCAGCTTTACTGTCGGCAGAAACGACAAGATTGCTTTTGTTGGCGATAACGAGATTGCCGTTACCACACTGTTCAAGATACTGATGGGCGAAGAAGAACCGGACGAGGGTTTCATCAAGTGGGGAAGCACCGCAAGCGTAAGCTACTTCCCTCAGGATAACAGCGCATTCTTCAACGGTTGCAAGCTGTCCATCCTTGACTGGATAAGACAGTATTCAAAGGACGAAACCGAAACATATCTGCGTGGCTTCTTAGGACGTATGCTGTTCTCCGGCGATGATATATTCAAGAATGTCGACGTTTTATCGGGCGGAGAGAAGGTACGCTGTATGTTCTCACGCATGATGCTGTTCCAGTCAAACGTTCTTATCCTCGACAGACCTACAAACCACCTCGACCTTGAAAGCATCACCGCCGTAAACAACGGTCTTTCGGACTTCAAGGGCAACGTGCTGTTCGCTTCTCACGACTATGAGATAGTACAGACGGTCGCAAACCGTATAATAGAAATTGCTGACAAGGGCTGCTACGACAGGCAGGGAACATACGAAGAGTATGTTGACTGGAGAAAGGCAAACCACGGCGGAAGTTTCACGCTCTGA
- a CDS encoding PilT/PilU family type 4a pilus ATPase, translating into MELMEILKGAVEKKASDIFIISGLAVTYKENGIITKQNDNMILPAEAERLIKEIYRLAGRDISRYEETGDDDFSVSVKGLSRFRISAYKQRGSMAAVIRVVEFDIPDYKELNIPQEVITDTVARTKGLVLVTGPAGGGKSTTLACIIDEINKQRNSHIITLEDPIEYLHKNKKSIISQREINSDSKSYIVALRACLRQSPDVILLGEMRDYETISTALTAAETGHLVISTLHSVGAQNTIDRIIDIFPPSQQQQVRIQLSQLLCSVISQQLIPCEDGILRPAFEIMKCNNAIRNMIRESKTHQIDTVITASGESGMFTMDSYLMHMYRNGQISKSELIKHASHPDIMLRKIGEDK; encoded by the coding sequence ATGGAACTGATGGAAATACTTAAGGGTGCAGTTGAAAAGAAAGCCTCGGATATTTTTATTATATCGGGTCTTGCCGTGACATATAAGGAAAACGGCATTATCACCAAGCAAAACGACAATATGATACTGCCTGCCGAGGCGGAAAGGCTGATAAAAGAAATATACCGTCTTGCAGGAAGGGATATATCAAGATACGAGGAAACGGGCGACGATGACTTCTCGGTATCCGTAAAGGGACTCAGCCGTTTTCGTATAAGTGCGTACAAGCAAAGAGGAAGTATGGCGGCGGTCATCCGTGTAGTTGAATTTGATATACCCGATTACAAGGAGCTTAACATTCCGCAGGAGGTCATAACCGATACAGTAGCAAGAACAAAAGGTCTTGTGCTTGTCACAGGCCCCGCAGGCGGCGGTAAATCTACCACGCTTGCCTGCATTATTGACGAAATCAACAAGCAGAGAAACAGCCATATAATCACACTGGAAGACCCTATAGAGTATCTTCACAAGAACAAAAAGAGCATAATAAGCCAGCGTGAAATAAACAGCGACAGCAAGAGCTATATTGTAGCGTTAAGAGCCTGCCTGCGTCAATCCCCCGATGTTATACTGCTCGGTGAAATGCGTGACTATGAAACGATAAGCACAGCGCTTACAGCCGCTGAAACAGGTCACCTTGTTATCTCCACTCTGCACTCGGTCGGAGCGCAGAATACGATAGACAGAATTATTGATATTTTCCCGCCGAGCCAGCAGCAGCAGGTTCGTATCCAGCTCTCTCAGCTTTTATGCTCGGTAATATCTCAACAGCTTATCCCCTGCGAAGACGGAATACTGCGTCCTGCGTTTGAAATTATGAAGTGCAACAACGCTATAAGAAATATGATAAGAGAGTCAAAGACCCACCAGATAGACACCGTTATCACAGCATCGGGTGAATCGGGTATGTTTACTATGGACTCCTACCTTATGCATATGTACAGAAACGGTCAGATTAGCAAGAGCGAGCTTATCAAGCACGCATCTCACCCCGATATAATGCTCAGAAAAATCGGAGAAGATAAGTAA
- a CDS encoding WG repeat-containing protein, with protein MSKICPNCKREIDENVKFCPFCAAFTGETPQEKKKSPVGAIIGGAAGVLALGAASLAVFVFDIFGMYGEKTETLCGTGDKLFIQSVTPVCIDGKWGYADKSGSTTLKPQYSAAYAFNEDTNDVAPVAVDGKFGYIKKDGEFVAQPQYSFAGSFSDKGLAKVTDENGNVGFVDSRGRKAFDGRMFSYASDMNDSGYAFAYTLMMPELEGGRGYYYIIYSLLSSDGKVTELANGTGILSIYDDKYIGFRQAERKDETTLDFTREYAVFSADGTQLTDYYDRIAKSGKLLIVCDGIDDDSKLYKAKLLKADTLEQVGGEYLCGSDIKSYDSGAVLLKRDDKGFIRDVLLCDNANEIYLCSTGSHIVSGFDMSGYACVYEKGKYCGYTASGKQFESNFQFGSFNCGLAPFYDNAKLGYINTNGEKVTDAKFDGASGYYADGYAYVKSGTEYSVIDMSGNTVIGRLSYASDKLMFADTVHSWYDPEDFEKFDGENMFLGDFYFSEIAGNTSDEDMWDYTYSDMIPVAKNAKSYNEVYRKYNPQYCDYRIDDGYFIVCNSHTLSGRIVASGETLISTDTENELVNASVIDTDSARLIRYCEEEHTAVKDLFGNKTVLQGSSERYSMNEYTACDLIQSNKPSQTVIYDNRLCPVLTVSSSVSFNLNEYGDKLYIASFSSDREKDSGKQDKIRKKYAMADRNSGHVYAVYERAFTVLGNDFYKTKDSNSLAEYYTAYGKSIGKFVYAKAYGDRLMCFDYDKYYIYDKYGQLLAQYENKPRISENSGSVVIRNDDGSFTCYDRDMNVLLTTKYDIQPMENGYMAYLAAENGKTGFIGKDGKVALEAKYEFVSAMSPDGYFVSKTYINNKNGYDYNGYTPELIGVTVNDLHGKAEMEGISGMCNAGNSAANGYSPLDFYAGAVYYESTPKITQNIENYIFVADDGERLYYTDRYGNRHYEEYYVSNSVDQSYMSPCITEGKAVTLSVLMYDETGKNSETVNYYLNLDGTPFVKGDRTLDRLQYFGYIIGDGNEDGRYNIYGAHGKILLSNIETEKSADGIGINRNGDKLAVSDMNGVRIFDLITQEQVFEKEDDRFSFIAENLISYPDGNADKTVCVNLDNGKTYTYEGRVSFINIDSYRNKKAVFPLRLVKYGNKNNGGATVYDDGYDCLSVYSLDEDMEESYVNTYTAGEGKSIFMLGFGDGTGMYGITDTYNKSSKRAWTFINVMLDKQITVDGVISVNQNKYPDKPCFIIGTENDDGSVTTYELDAETMELSVQ; from the coding sequence ATGAGTAAAATATGTCCCAACTGCAAACGAGAAATAGATGAAAACGTAAAATTCTGCCCGTTCTGTGCGGCTTTTACGGGTGAAACACCGCAGGAAAAGAAGAAAAGTCCTGTCGGTGCGATAATAGGCGGTGCGGCAGGTGTGCTGGCACTGGGTGCGGCAAGCCTTGCGGTGTTTGTATTTGATATATTCGGAATGTACGGCGAAAAAACGGAAACGCTTTGCGGCACGGGCGACAAGCTGTTCATACAATCGGTGACACCCGTGTGCATTGACGGGAAGTGGGGCTATGCCGACAAAAGCGGAAGCACCACGCTGAAACCGCAGTACAGTGCGGCTTATGCCTTTAACGAGGATACAAACGACGTTGCGCCCGTTGCGGTTGACGGAAAGTTCGGATACATAAAAAAGGACGGCGAGTTTGTAGCACAGCCGCAGTACAGCTTTGCAGGGAGCTTTTCGGATAAGGGACTTGCTAAGGTCACGGACGAAAACGGCAATGTCGGATTTGTCGACAGCAGGGGAAGAAAAGCGTTTGACGGCAGAATGTTCAGCTATGCCTCGGATATGAACGACAGCGGTTATGCGTTTGCGTATACTTTGATGATGCCGGAACTTGAGGGCGGAAGGGGCTATTATTATATAATATACAGCCTTCTCAGTTCCGACGGAAAAGTGACCGAACTTGCAAACGGCACGGGAATTCTTTCAATATACGATGATAAATATATCGGCTTCAGACAAGCGGAAAGAAAAGATGAAACAACGCTTGACTTTACAAGGGAGTATGCCGTGTTCTCGGCGGACGGTACACAACTTACCGACTACTACGACCGCATTGCAAAAAGCGGAAAGCTGCTCATCGTCTGTGACGGCATTGATGACGACAGCAAACTGTATAAAGCAAAGCTGCTCAAAGCCGATACGCTTGAACAGGTCGGCGGAGAGTACCTGTGCGGTTCTGATATAAAGTCTTATGACAGCGGTGCGGTACTGCTCAAAAGAGATGATAAGGGCTTTATCAGAGATGTTCTGCTTTGCGATAACGCAAACGAAATATATCTGTGTTCAACGGGTTCGCACATTGTAAGCGGATTTGATATGAGCGGTTATGCCTGCGTTTATGAAAAGGGAAAATACTGCGGATATACCGCAAGCGGAAAGCAGTTTGAGAGCAACTTCCAATTCGGCTCGTTCAACTGCGGACTTGCGCCGTTTTATGATAATGCAAAATTAGGATATATCAACACAAACGGCGAAAAGGTGACGGACGCAAAGTTTGACGGTGCAAGCGGATATTATGCGGATGGCTACGCCTATGTAAAAAGCGGCACGGAGTATTCCGTCATAGATATGAGCGGAAATACGGTAATAGGAAGGCTTAGCTATGCGTCCGACAAGCTGATGTTTGCGGATACAGTGCATAGCTGGTACGACCCTGAGGATTTTGAAAAGTTTGACGGGGAGAATATGTTTCTGGGGGATTTCTATTTCTCCGAGATCGCAGGCAATACTTCGGACGAAGATATGTGGGATTATACTTACAGCGATATGATACCTGTAGCGAAAAACGCAAAATCATACAACGAGGTATACAGAAAGTACAATCCGCAGTATTGCGATTACCGTATAGATGACGGATATTTTATCGTCTGCAACAGCCACACTTTAAGCGGCAGAATAGTGGCTTCCGGAGAAACACTTATAAGTACCGATACGGAAAACGAACTTGTCAACGCATCGGTAATTGATACGGACAGTGCAAGGCTTATAAGATACTGCGAGGAGGAGCATACTGCGGTAAAAGATCTGTTCGGCAATAAAACGGTGTTGCAAGGCTCGTCTGAGAGATATTCAATGAACGAATACACAGCCTGCGACCTTATACAAAGCAATAAGCCCAGTCAGACGGTGATATACGATAACAGGCTTTGCCCTGTGCTGACGGTTTCATCCTCCGTCAGCTTCAATCTTAATGAATACGGTGATAAGCTGTATATTGCATCGTTCAGTTCCGACCGTGAAAAAGATTCGGGCAAACAGGATAAAATCAGGAAAAAGTATGCTATGGCAGACAGGAACAGCGGTCATGTATATGCGGTGTACGAGAGGGCATTTACGGTTCTGGGAAACGATTTCTACAAAACCAAGGACAGTAATTCCCTTGCCGAATATTACACGGCATACGGAAAGAGCATAGGAAAATTCGTGTACGCAAAGGCATACGGCGACAGGCTGATGTGCTTTGACTATGACAAGTATTATATCTACGACAAGTACGGTCAGCTGTTGGCTCAGTATGAAAACAAGCCGAGAATAAGCGAAAACAGCGGAAGCGTGGTAATAAGAAACGATGACGGCAGCTTCACCTGCTATGACAGGGATATGAACGTACTGCTGACTACAAAGTATGATATTCAGCCGATGGAAAACGGCTATATGGCTTATCTGGCGGCTGAGAACGGCAAAACAGGATTTATCGGAAAGGACGGCAAGGTCGCACTTGAGGCAAAGTACGAATTTGTAAGTGCAATGTCGCCTGACGGATATTTTGTATCTAAGACATACATAAATAACAAAAACGGCTATGATTATAACGGCTATACACCCGAGCTTATCGGTGTAACGGTAAATGATCTCCACGGCAAGGCGGAGATGGAAGGAATAAGCGGAATGTGCAATGCCGGCAATAGTGCGGCAAACGGTTATTCGCCGCTTGATTTCTACGCAGGTGCCGTATATTATGAAAGCACGCCCAAAATAACGCAAAATATAGAGAATTATATTTTTGTTGCAGATGACGGCGAAAGGCTTTATTATACAGACAGGTACGGAAACCGTCATTATGAGGAATACTATGTGAGCAACAGCGTAGATCAGAGTTATATGAGCCCTTGCATAACAGAAGGCAAGGCAGTGACGCTCAGCGTTCTTATGTATGACGAAACGGGCAAAAACTCTGAAACAGTGAATTACTATCTGAACCTTGACGGCACTCCGTTTGTGAAAGGCGACAGGACGCTTGACAGATTGCAATACTTCGGATATATAATCGGAGATGGCAATGAGGACGGCAGATATAATATATACGGTGCTCACGGAAAAATACTGCTCAGCAATATTGAAACAGAGAAAAGCGCCGACGGCATCGGAATTAACAGAAACGGCGATAAGCTGGCGGTTTCGGATATGAACGGAGTAAGAATATTTGACCTTATAACGCAGGAGCAGGTGTTCGAAAAGGAGGACGACAGATTCAGCTTTATTGCGGAAAATCTTATTTCTTACCCGGACGGCAATGCTGATAAAACGGTCTGCGTGAATCTTGATAACGGCAAGACGTATACCTATGAGGGACGAGTGAGCTTTATAAATATCGACTCGTATAGAAACAAGAAGGCCGTGTTCCCTCTGCGGCTTGTGAAGTACGGCAATAAAAACAACGGCGGTGCCACCGTCTATGATGACGGCTATGACTGCTTAAGCGTGTACAGCCTTGACGAAGATATGGAGGAGAGCTATGTAAACACTTATACGGCGGGAGAAGGGAAGAGCATCTTTATGCTTGGCTTCGGCGACGGAACGGGAATGTACGGAATCACAGACACATATAATAAGAGCAGCAAAAGGGCGTGGACTTTTATCAATGTAATGCTCGACAAGCAGATAACGGTAGACGGTGTAATCAGCGTAAATCAGAACAAGTACCCAGACAAGCCCTGCTTTATCATCGGCACGGAGAATGACGATGGCTCTGTGACAACGTATGAGCTTGACGCAGAAACTATGGAGCTGTCCGTGCAATAA
- a CDS encoding winged helix-turn-helix domain-containing protein encodes MPNKIHITMFGQFSISYRDKRLCENEYRGSKMISLLEYLISQRGREITQNELIDLLWSDSKNPANALKTLVHRTRAILDEMIPCGGRLIAGSHSSYAFTETDDCVIDSSLFKEYISKAEDESLSRTRRISMYKKAIALYNSGYLAGAVGETWVQPINVYFHALYNSAVDKCAQLLYPMGKFSEIITLCERATMLDQSDEKMHANLIRAFVAMGDYERAAKQYDYIRAYLMEQYGAAPGAHLTELYELTVKPRNDVQNNLDAVIGDLTGDDSKEQKGVFYCQYEIFKYIFRLYKRESQRIESKLSICLVSAVDSSKNELKDIKLLEKAMDKISFSISNSLRMRDVYTRYSRSQYLLLLLDADKSSFDGIEERIMTRFRRSKTMDSVNVKFDFKKI; translated from the coding sequence ATGCCGAATAAGATACATATTACTATGTTCGGTCAGTTTTCAATATCATACCGTGACAAGCGCCTGTGCGAAAACGAGTACAGAGGCTCAAAGATGATCTCGCTTCTTGAATATCTGATCTCACAGCGTGGCAGAGAAATAACCCAGAATGAGCTTATCGACCTTTTATGGTCGGACAGCAAAAATCCTGCCAATGCACTTAAAACGCTGGTACACAGGACAAGAGCGATTCTTGACGAGATGATACCCTGCGGCGGCAGGCTAATAGCCGGAAGCCACAGCTCATACGCATTTACCGAAACCGACGACTGTGTTATAGATTCCTCTCTTTTCAAAGAGTACATAAGCAAAGCGGAGGACGAGTCGCTTTCCAGAACAAGACGCATAAGTATGTATAAAAAGGCTATCGCCCTTTACAACAGCGGCTATCTTGCAGGAGCTGTCGGAGAAACGTGGGTACAGCCTATAAACGTATATTTCCATGCACTTTATAATTCCGCTGTGGACAAATGCGCTCAGCTACTCTACCCTATGGGCAAATTTTCCGAAATAATAACGCTTTGTGAGCGTGCCACAATGCTTGACCAGTCCGATGAAAAAATGCACGCAAACCTTATCCGTGCCTTTGTCGCAATGGGAGATTACGAACGTGCCGCAAAGCAGTATGATTATATCCGTGCATATCTTATGGAGCAGTACGGTGCCGCACCGGGCGCTCACCTCACCGAGCTTTACGAGCTTACGGTAAAGCCAAGAAATGATGTACAGAATAATCTCGATGCGGTAATAGGCGATCTCACGGGCGATGACAGCAAGGAGCAAAAAGGCGTTTTTTACTGCCAGTACGAAATATTCAAATACATATTCCGCCTGTACAAGCGTGAAAGTCAAAGAATCGAGAGCAAGCTGTCTATCTGCCTTGTTTCTGCGGTTGACAGCAGTAAAAATGAACTTAAGGATATAAAACTGCTTGAAAAGGCAATGGATAAAATTTCGTTCAGCATAAGCAATTCGCTGAGAATGAGAGATGTATATACACGCTACAGCAGAAGCCAGTATCTGCTTTTGTTGCTTGATGCGGACAAAAGCTCGTTTGACGGCATAGAGGAACGTATTATGACGAGGTTCAGACGAAGTAAGACGATGGACAGCGTAAATGTAAAATTTGATTTCAAGAAAATATGA